Below is a genomic region from Thiohalobacter sp..
AGTGCAAGAACCGGCCGTCTGGACATGACGAATCAAGGGGGGGATAAACACCATGAGCCTGAAGCAAACCCTGGACCTCAGCGGACTGAACTGTCCGCAACATGTCATGCGTTGCAAGGCGGCGCTGGCCCGCATGCCGGCCGGCGGACTGCTGCATGTGAGACTCACCGATCCGCGCTGCGACCATGACATCGAACTGCTGGTGCACGCCCTGGGCGACCGGATCGAGCGAGTAGAAACGCGGGCAGGCGCTACCGAGTACTGGATCCGGCGATACACCCCGGCGACCACGGGCAACCGCACTGGCACACCCCGTCCCGCCAGTGTCGCCGCCATGCTCAGGCTCGCGCTGGATGTGTTCCGGCCCCGGCCGGTGACCCAGTAACCGGTATCTGGACACATATGGTGCAGCCCGGTCAGCGGCCGACCGCCGCTGGCCGGGCTCACGCTTCCGCCCGGGTGCAATATGCGAGCTAGCAGCCTGTCGGACTCAGGCGATCGTAGCGAGCATTGTGGGAGAGCGAGAACGACTCTCCACGATTTCGAGGCGCATAGTGGGACATTGCTCCGAGAAAGCGGGGGGATTCGGGCCGCTCTCCCAGCAGCGCAGTAGATTGGCCCTAAGTCCGACAGGCTGCTAATGCACGTGACGCTGGAGATACCGCCCGTACTCGGCGCGCAGCGGATCGTCGGGCGCGAGCAGGGCGAAGACCCGCAGCATGGCCTTGCGGGCGTAGGCCTCGTCGGCATCCGTTTCCTGCTCGAGCAGGCGCGCAAGCAGCGCAAGGGCCTCGGCGTGCTCGCCGGCGAGCACCTGGCGGGCGGCACGCTGACGCAGGGGTCCGGGGTCATCGGGGGCGGCGTCGATGCGCGCCTGCAGCGCGGCGTCATCCTCGTCGCCGGCCTCCATGCGAAAGCCGAGCAATATGCGGAACTGCAGCAGCTCGTCATACTGGCGCACGCCCTCGGGCACGCTGTCGAGGAGACGGATGGCCGCCTCGGTCCGGCCCTGGTGGTGGAGCAGGCGGGCCACCGCCAGCGGCAGCCGGGGATTGACCGGATCCTCGGCCATGGCCTCGCCGAGCAGTCGAAAGGCATCCTGCGCACGGCCCTCGGCAAACAGCGGCACGGCGCGGTCGATGACGTCGTCGGAGTCGCGCGCCACGTAGTACTGGACCAGTACCTCCAGTGCCGCCTCGTCCTGAAGGCCGCTGCGGCTCTCGACCACCCGGCCCTTGCGGAACAGCTTCAGCGCAGGTACGTCGGTCACACCGAGATCACGGGCCAGCGCCGCCTCGGCATCGACATCCACGTTGACCAGCAGCAGGCGCCCGTCGAGCGCGCCCACCAGCCCTTCCAGCAGAGCGAACTGGCGCTGGCAGGTTTCGTCCTCGGGCGAGCGGAAGTTGACCAGCACCGGGCCGCGGGCGGAATTCTCCACCACCAGCGCGGGGAAGCTTTCCGCGTCGGCGGCGACGATGTAAGGCGATTCTCTGGACTCGGTCATGCCCCCATCCTAGCAAGGCGTCGCGGCGCTGGCACGCCCGGGAACACCGGCGCCTATTCGAACCGGTAGTGCTTGCGTACTTCCTCGTGGATCTCCCAGGTGCAGGACAACCCGGCGGGGAAGGTGACCAGATCCCCGGCGCGCAGCTGCACCGGCTCGCCGCCCTCGGGCGTGACCGTGACCCGGCCGGTGAGCAGATAACAGGTCTCGCTGCTGTCGTAGGTCCAGGGGAAGGTCGAGGCCTCCTTTTCCCAGATTGGCCAGTCGAAGACCTCCATCGCCTCGAGCCGCTCGCCGGGGGGATTGGACTCGACACGGATCTCGTTCATGACAGCCTCCTGTGACCGGTTGGGGCGTCCATGATACGGATGACGGCAACCGGGGTGAACCAGCCCGGACCCCGGAACCGGGCACACGCCCAGATTCAGTCCTCGTCGGCCTGCCGCACGGCCCGTTTCAGGCGATAGAGGGCAGAGATGTCCTCGTCGCCGTGGCCGTCGGTCTCCAGCCGCGCGTAGTCGGCAAGGGTGTCCCGCACCAGTGACAGTTCCAGCCCGAGGCCCTCGGCCAGCCGGGCGCAGATGTCCAGATCCTTGCGGTGCAGCGCCACCCGGAAGCCGGGCTCGAAACGCCCCTGCACCAGGGTCGGCCCGCGATGGGTGAGGAACCAGTTGCCGGCGGCACCGCCGCCCACCACTTCGATGACCCGGTCCAGCGGCAGGCCCAGAGCCTCGGCCAGCGCCAGCCCCTGGCACACGGCCTGGTTGATGCCGGCGGCGATCACCTGGTTGACGGCCTTGGTGGCCTGACCGCTGCCGACCGGCCCCAGGTGCGCGATGCGCGCGCTGATGACTTCAAGTACCGGGCGCACCCGGGCGAGCATCTCCGGCTCGCCGCCGACCATCATCGCCAGCGTGCCCCGCCGGGCACCCTCGACACCTCCGGAAACGGGCGCATCGAGAAAGCCGACCCCGGCCTCGTCCAGGCGCGCGGCCAGGCGCCGGGCGGTGTCCGGGTGCGTGGTGGAGGTGTCGACCACGACCTGGCCCGGTCGCAGCACGGGGTGCAGCCGCTCGAGCAGCGATGTCACGTCGGCATCCGCCGACAGGCTGAGCAGCAGCACCTCGACCCCGGCGGCCAGTGCCTCGGCATCGGCTGCGGGTGGCCTGCCCAGCCGCTCGGCCAGGGCCGCGGCCCGCCCCGGCGAGCGATTCCAGAAGCCGCCGAGCAGGCCGGCGCGATGCAGGTTTTCGGCCATGGGCGCACCCATGGCGCCGAGACCGAACACGCCGGCAAGGCAGGCGTTCATGCTCAGTCCTCCAGATAGGTATAGCCGCGCAGGCCGTCCTCGAGTTCGGCGAACAGCCGCACCTGCGCGTCGGCATCCAGCCCCGCCGCCTGCAGGCGCTCGCGGTAACGGTCGAGCATGGCGTCGATGTCGAAGTGCACATAACGCAGCAGCTCGTCCACGGTGTCGCCCTGCTCGATCCGGGTGACCTGCCAGCCGCCGTCGTCATCCAGCGCCACGTTCACGGCATCGGTATCCCCGAACAGGTTGTGCATGTCGCCGAGGATCTCCTGGTAGGCCCCGATGAGGAACACACCCAGCAGGTATTCCTCGCCGCGCCGCCAGGGATGCAGCGGCAGGGTGGTTTCGATGCCGTCACCGGCGACATAGCGCGAGATGCGCCCGTCCGAGTCGCAGGTGAGGTCCTGGATCACGCCGCGCCGCGTGGGCGGATCGTCCAGCCGGTGCAGGGGCATGATGGGAAAGATCTGGCCGATGGCCCAGACGTCGGGCAAGGACTGGAACACCGAGAAGTTCAGAAAGTACTTGTCGGCCAGCTTCTCGTTGAGTTCGTCCAGCACCTGCCGGCGCGCCGGATGGTTGCCGCGCAGCAGCGGCCGCAGGCGATGACAGATGGCGAAGTAAAGGGCCTCGACGCGCGCCCGCTGCTCGAGGGTGAGCACGCCGTGCAGGTAGAGGGTGCGCGCCTCGCCCAGCCAGTACTCGGCCTCGTGCCAGGCCTCGAGCGCGGTGCGCGGTGCGATCTGTTCGTAGACCTCCCACAGGTTGCGCACGATGGCCGGCTCGTCGTCGGCGGGCGGTTCCATGGCACCCGTGCCCGGTGCCTGTTCGATGTCGGTGACATTGCTGATGAGCACGGCATG
It encodes:
- a CDS encoding cupin domain-containing protein; amino-acid sequence: MNEIRVESNPPGERLEAMEVFDWPIWEKEASTFPWTYDSSETCYLLTGRVTVTPEGGEPVQLRAGDLVTFPAGLSCTWEIHEEVRKHYRFE
- a CDS encoding tetratricopeptide repeat protein encodes the protein MTESRESPYIVAADAESFPALVVENSARGPVLVNFRSPEDETCQRQFALLEGLVGALDGRLLLVNVDVDAEAALARDLGVTDVPALKLFRKGRVVESRSGLQDEAALEVLVQYYVARDSDDVIDRAVPLFAEGRAQDAFRLLGEAMAEDPVNPRLPLAVARLLHHQGRTEAAIRLLDSVPEGVRQYDELLQFRILLGFRMEAGDEDDAALQARIDAAPDDPGPLRQRAARQVLAGEHAEALALLARLLEQETDADEAYARKAMLRVFALLAPDDPLRAEYGRYLQRHVH
- a CDS encoding sulfurtransferase TusA family protein translates to MSLKQTLDLSGLNCPQHVMRCKAALARMPAGGLLHVRLTDPRCDHDIELLVHALGDRIERVETRAGATEYWIRRYTPATTGNRTGTPRPASVAAMLRLALDVFRPRPVTQ
- a CDS encoding NAD(P)-dependent oxidoreductase, with product MNACLAGVFGLGAMGAPMAENLHRAGLLGGFWNRSPGRAAALAERLGRPPAADAEALAAGVEVLLLSLSADADVTSLLERLHPVLRPGQVVVDTSTTHPDTARRLAARLDEAGVGFLDAPVSGGVEGARRGTLAMMVGGEPEMLARVRPVLEVISARIAHLGPVGSGQATKAVNQVIAAGINQAVCQGLALAEALGLPLDRVIEVVGGGAAGNWFLTHRGPTLVQGRFEPGFRVALHRKDLDICARLAEGLGLELSLVRDTLADYARLETDGHGDEDISALYRLKRAVRQADED